Part of the Musa acuminata AAA Group cultivar baxijiao chromosome BXJ3-10, Cavendish_Baxijiao_AAA, whole genome shotgun sequence genome, GCTTGCGCGGGGGAGGGTGGCTTCCCGGCCTCCAGCGGCGCCGCGCCAACCGCCTTCAATCTATCCAAAGCTTCCGCTTTTTGGTTCTTCGCTTCCTTCACCCCGCTCGACCTCACTTTCTATTACACACAGAACGCCCCAGTCGAGATAGCCGAAGCACTAACAAGAGCATAATCCGAGAAGAAACAAGAGACAATCACCAGTTCTTTGGCTCGCTTCGCGCGGCGGCGGAGAGAGCGGAAGAGGAATACGGAGATAGCGCCGGTGAGGAGGACGCTGGTGGAGACCTGAAGCGGGGTAGGGTTATCATCGACTGCGAAGATGGCGGGGCCAGACGATGGCGGGAGTTCGACGGGGCCTGccgtgccgccgccgccgcttccaTCCTCCGGTTCTACAACGGCCTCCGAGAGATCGGCGAGCAACGGCCGGAGTCCGGCTGCGCGGACGCCAAGCGGGGCGCCGGAAGCAGCGTGGCGGAGGaatagaggaggatgaggaggaggaggacggttTGGGGAGGAAGCGAAGGGGGCGAAGTGGGAGAGGAAGCGGTGAGAATGGAGCATTGAGACCGTGAAACGGGCGGATAACGAGTTGCGTCCTCGACCGCCACTGGAATCATCGTAATGTTTATATTACTTTTATGTAGTTTTACATTTGGATCCTTGCAAAATTCGTAAATATCATATTTTCCTTTATAAATCTTAATATGACCTATACGAAGCATGAAACAATAGCTGAATTCTGGTAATCTAATGCAAGACATCTCCACCAGTGTAAATTTCCTGCCAATTATAAGACATGTAGCTCAATGATTCCATCAGAAAAAACTTAAAGAACCAACCAAAGTTTATGTATATACCACTCTTTTCCTGATGATACACAAATGGTGAAAGGCAACAAACAGTAAGCAAGAGAAACATGTCTGTAATGAGAAATACAAGTCATAAAAAGAATAAAGAGAAGAAGACCCACTAAGTTTGCATTTCTGAAACAAGGGAAAGGTTCATATTTTCTTACCAGCTACAAAACCTGTGTATGGTGCTCGATGTTCTTGAAGCATTTAGTGCCTCCTCCTCGAGCTTTACAAAAGAAATGCCAAGCAGCATGCGCCTAAACTTGAGGGAGATGAATGGTGAACTAATCTGAGCAACAACCAGTTTTCTTAGAAGCTTGCACATCGTCCTCAGCGCCTATATTAATGGTCTGTCCCTTGGGCACGGCAGAGGGGTCATCACCAACGTCAAGCATCTTCTTGCTGACCACATGGTAGATCTGTGTCAGCACTTCAGTGAAGGCGTTCTCCACGTTCATCGACTCCAGAGCAGAGGTCTCCATGAAGAAAGCCTTCTCCTGTTGAGCAAACGCCTGTGCATCCTCTACCGAGACAGCCCTTATGTGACGTAGATCAGCTTTGTTGCCCAGAAGCATGATGACAATGTTTCCATCTGTGTGATTCCGTAGTTCCTTCAGCCACCTCTCGACATTCTCAAAGGTGATATGGCGAGTCACATCATACACAACAAGGGCACCAGCAGCCCCTCTGTAGTATGCGCTAGTAATTGCTCGGTATCTATACAAGCAAAGAACAACAGGATAGCACACATATCAATCTGCAAATACAGGAGTAAGCCAATCTCCAAGTTATAATATGACACAAATCAGAATAGAATTATCACCAAGCATTTATAGTCTATCTGAAACATAATACAAGGATTATTATCAGAATCCTTACTTGAAACATGCTCACTATTAAAATGATTACATTTTAGAGAATATCATGCAATGCTCAGCATAGCGATTGATATAATCTACATTCAAAGAAAGATGCAATATGATACTCAAGGAAAATGCCCAGAATTCTTGATATAAATG contains:
- the LOC135651600 gene encoding uncharacterized protein LOC135651600; the encoded protein is MLHSHRFLSHFAPFASSPNRPPPPHPPLFLRHAASGAPLGVRAAGLRPLLADLSEAVVEPEDGSGGGGTAGPVELPPSSGPAIFAVDDNPTPLQVSTSVLLTGAISVFLFRSLRRRAKRAKELKVRSSGVKEAKNQKAEALDRLKAVGAAPLEAGKPPSPAQALLGGIAAGVIALILYKFTTTIEAALNRQAISDSFSVRQITITIRTIINGLCYLATFVFGVNSIGLMLYAGQLALGSITENPKTSPTSEKDDGQLSQMASAESTANVIEPSSSDTPENSDDTKSP
- the LOC135651601 gene encoding ras-related protein RABA1f-like encodes the protein MAYRADEDYDYLFKVVLIGDSGVGKTNLLSRFARNEFSSESKSTIGVEFATRTIRVDEKLVKAQIWDTAGQERYRAITSAYYRGAAGALVVYDVTRHITFENVERWLKELRNHTDGNIVIMLLGNKADLRHIRAVSVEDAQAFAQQEKAFFMETSALESMNVENAFTEVLTQIYHVVSKKMLDVGDDPSAVPKGQTINIGAEDDVQASKKTGCCSD